The proteins below come from a single Halococcus salifodinae DSM 8989 genomic window:
- a CDS encoding LutC/YkgG family protein, with the protein MSAEPITTFESSLDEVGVELVQTTSDQFESTLIPLLNARAVGTPLPFENVSLPDAVEVDPTVQELETAETGVTAAGYAIADYGSVVIQGGPDGEEPVSLYADEHVAVIAGSDILPDMDTTFDRLAEDIRSGTGQAVIATGPSATADMGALVKGAHGPMDVTVVLLEDR; encoded by the coding sequence ATGTCAGCCGAACCAATCACGACCTTCGAGTCGTCCCTCGACGAGGTCGGGGTCGAACTCGTTCAGACGACTTCTGACCAGTTCGAGTCGACGCTTATCCCGCTCCTCAACGCTCGCGCGGTTGGCACTCCGCTTCCGTTCGAGAACGTCTCCCTGCCGGACGCCGTAGAGGTCGATCCGACGGTGCAGGAACTCGAAACTGCGGAAACCGGCGTCACCGCCGCCGGATACGCCATCGCCGACTACGGCTCCGTGGTCATCCAGGGCGGCCCTGACGGCGAGGAACCGGTTAGCCTCTACGCCGACGAACACGTCGCCGTCATCGCCGGCAGCGATATCCTCCCAGATATGGACACGACGTTCGATCGACTCGCCGAGGACATCCGTAGCGGCACCGGGCAAGCCGTCATCGCGACCGGGCCGAGCGCCACAGCAGACATGGGCGCGCTCGTGAAGGGAGCCCACGGCCCGATGGACGTCACCGTCGTTCTCCTGGAGGACAGGTAG